From Pseudomonas sp. stari2:
TTGAAGCGCGGCGACAACGGCCTGCGCGTGATCATGATGTGCGAACTGCCGTCCAACGCGATTCTCGCTGAAGAATTCCTCGAATTTTTCGACGGTTTCTCGATCGGTTCCAACGACCTGACTCAACTGACACTGGGTCTGGACCGTGATTCCGGGATCATCGCGCACCTGTTCGACGAGCGTAATCCAGCGGTCAAGAAACTGCTGGCCAACGCAATTGCCGCGTGCAACAAGGCTGGCAAGTACATCGGCATCTGCGGTCAGGGTCCTTCGGACCACCCGGACCTGGCCAAGTGGCTGATGGAACAGGGCATTGAAAGCGTGTCGCTCAACCCGGACACCGTGCTGGAAACCTGGTTCTTCCTGGCTGAGGGTCAGGCTCAGGCCTGATCAGTGAGCGAAGCGGCCGGTGATTGACCGGCTGCTTCAGGATTCAAGTAGGGCGGGCTCCTCTGGATGCCGCCCTTTTTTGTGCAAGAGCATTATGCAAAGCAGCAGCAACCTGTTTCCTGTCGCTCTGATCAGCGCCGAACGACGCGGCGATCTGAGCGAAGATGTCTACCGTTTGAAACCGGGCAACAGTCCCGACTGGTCCGTGGAAATCGCGGTGACCCGTCTCGGCATGGCCGATGAGCCGGCGATTCGCGGTGTGCCGGTGATCTTGCTGCATGGCAGCTTCTCCAACCGGCGCTTCTGGTTTTCCCCGAAAGGTTTGGGGCTGGGCGCCTATCTGACCCGACTGGGTTTCGATGTGTGGATCCCGGAAATGCGCGGCCACGGCATGTCCCGGCGCAACGAGGACTATCGCCGCAATCGCGTCGCCGACTACGCCCGTTACGATTTGCCGGCCATCGCCGCGTTCGTGCGTGAGCAGAGCGGGCAGGTGCCGCACTGGATCGGCCATTCGCTGGGCGGCATTACCCTGGCGGCAGCGCTGGGCGGCGAATACCTGGGCGAGCCGGCGGTGGCGTCGGCGGCATTTTTCGGCACGCAGGTCAGCCGCACATACTGGCCGCTGAAAATTCCACCGGTGGAGTGGAGCGGGCGCTTCATTCTCAAGCGTTTTGCCCAGTTGTCGGGCTCGCGGCTCAAGCGCGGCCCGGAAGACGAGCCGATTGGCCTGGCCCTGGAAAGCATGCGCTGGTACGGCCTGTTCGGGCGTTTCGGGGACAAGGACAAGGATTGGTGGGCGGGGCTCGCCGATGTTCAGGTGCCGGTTTTGGCGGTGACGGCGGCTGGCGATCATCAGGATCCGGCCTGGGCCTGCCGCAAGCTGTTCGAGCAAATCGGCTCCGAGCACAAGCAGTTCATCAATCTGGGACGTGAGCAGGGCTTCAGCGAAAATTTCGGCCATGTCGAGATGCTGGTGAGCAAGACTGCCCAGGCTGAAGTCTGGCCGCTGGTGGCGCGCTGGTTGGCTGACCAGCACACGCCATTACTCGGCGAAAAGGTGGATCTGGCGGTGGCGGGATGAGCGGAAGGCTCTGAAAAGGGCATTTCGTTCGAGTCGGCTTGCGGCTAAGATATGACGCACTGGGCGGTTCCGGTCACATTTGGTGGCTGTTTCGCTATTACGTTTCAGCTTGTGTTCAGGTTCGCTCAGCGACCATTGCATGAACTAAGGTAAACAGCGACCGCCGGATCTCGTTTCAAAAGCGTGCGACATCCTTGATCGTCTTCCTTGTTACAGGAGTTATTCGATGAACCATTACCTCACGCCTGACCTGTGCGACGCCTATCCGGAGCTGGTGCAGGTGCTGGAACCGATGTTCAGCAATTTCGGCGGCCGTGATTCCTTCGGTGGCGAAATCGTGACCATCAAGTGCTTCGAAGACAACTCGCTGGTCAAGGAACAAGCCGAACTCAAGGGCAACGGCAAAGTGTTGGTGGTCGATGGTGGTGGTTCTCTGCGCTGCGCGCTGCTGGGCGACATGATCGCCGAGAAAGCCTCGAAAAACGGCTGGGAAGGGCTGGTGATCTACGGCTGCATCCGTGATGTGGACGTCATCGCCCAGACCGATCTCGGCGTTCAGGCGCTGGCCAGCCACCCGAAGAAGACCGACAAACGCGGTCTCGGCGACCTCAACGTGCCGGTAACGTTTGCGGGTGTCACCTTTCATCCGGGTCAATACATCTATGCGGACAACAACGGTGTGATCATCTCGCCGAGCCCGCTGAAGATGCCTGAATAAAATCGCGGTAAGCACTGGGGTGAGGATGTTCGAGGAAGAAAACGCGCAATGGGGGTTGGTGCATGCCCTGGTGCTGGACGGTAAAGGCGGTGCGCGTTCGATAGCCCGGACTGATCTCGACAGTTTGCAGTTGCAGGCACACGAAAGCCTGTGGCTGCACTGGGATCGCAGTCACCCGCAGACCCAGACCTGGCTGCGCAAATCCAGTGGACTCAACGAATTCACCTGCGATCTGCTGCTGGAAGAGAACACACGTCCACGGCTGTTGCCGCTGCCCGATTCCGAATTGCTGCTGTTTCTGCGCGGGGTCAACCTCAATCCGGGTGCCGAGCCGGAAGATATGGTCTCGGTACGAATTTTCGCTTCGGCCCAGCGTGTGATTTCCCTGCGTCTGCGCCCCTTGCGCGCCACCGATGAACTGTTGGCGATGCTGGGTGAGGGCAAAGGCCCGAAAACCTCGTCCGAACTCATTCTCTATCTCGCCCAATACCTCACCAACAAGGTGCAGGATCTGGTCACTTGCCTCTCGGAAGTGGTCGATGAAGAGGAAGAAAAGCTGGATGCCGACGAACGGTATACTCCCGAGCACGGTGCCATTTTGCACATCCGTCGCCGGGCGGCCGGGCTGAAGCGTTTTCTTGCGCCGCAGCGGGATATTTTCGGACAGCTGACGCGGATAAAACTGCCTTGGTTCGTCGATGACGACGCCGACTACTGGAACGAATTGAACAACAGCCTGACCCGCTATCTCGAAGAGCTCGAATTGACCCGAGAGCGCGTGGGGCTTGTGCTGGACACCGAAGACCGGCGTTTGAGCGTGCGCATGAATCGCACCATGTACCGCTTCGGAATCATCACCGGGATATTTTTGCCGATGAGTTTTCTCACCGGCCTGCTGGGGATCAATGTCGGCGGAATTCCGCTTTCCGGGAGCCCCTACGGATTCCTTGTGGCGTGCCTGCTGATGGTCTCGGTGGCGCTCGGACAATGGTGGTTGTTCCGCCGTTTGCGCTGGGTATGACGATGCGCCATGTGACCCGACCAAATTTGCCCGCGTCTTTCACAGACATCACGAGAGGTGCGTATGCACGATCCGTTTGAACAGTCTTTGCGCGACATGCTCAACGCCTCGCCGTCCGGCCGCGACGACGATGCCTGCCTGGGGCGCGTACTCAAAACCGCCAACCGCCAGGTCGGCGCCGGTGATCTGTTCAGCCTGCTGGGCCGCTGGCTGCCCGCGCTGATGATCGCCCTGAACAACGGCTCGGCTCATGTCGCGCCGGTTTCCCGTCTCCGTAAACCTAACGCTCGCACTGCTGATAAGGCTGATTGAATATGGAACTTGATCTCTGGACTCAGAGCCTCGTCACGGCAATGACTGCGTTGTGGACCAAAGTCGCTAATTTCATCCCGAACCTGTTCGGCGCACTGGTGGTGCTGCTGTTGGGCTTCGTCGTGGCCAAGTTGCTGGACACCTTGCTGTCCAAGTTGCTCGCTAAACTCGGCCTTGACCGCCTGATGGGCGGCACCGGCCTGACCAAATTGATGTCCCGTGCGGGACTGCAAGTGCCGATCTCGACCCTGATCGGAAAAATCGTCTATTGGTTCGTTTTGTTGATTTTCCTGGTTTCTGCGGCAGAATCTCTCGGGCTTGAGCGAGTTTCAGCTACGCTGGACATGTTGGCGCTGTATGTGCCGAAAGTTTTTGGCGCCGCGTTGGTACTGCTGGTGGGTGTATTGCTGGCGCAACTGGCCAACGGTCTGGTACGCGGTGCGGCAGAAGGCGTTGGTCTGGACTACGCTTCAGGACTTGGGCGAATTGCCCAGGGCCTGGTGATCATCATCAGTATCTCGGTCGCGATCAGTCAGCTCGAGGTCAAGACCGACCTGCTGAACCATGTGATCGTTATCGTATTGATTACCGTTGGTCTGGCGGTTGCGCTGGCCATGGGCCTGGGAAGCCGGGAAATTGCCGGTCAGATTCTTGCGGGAATCTATGTGCGTGAGTTGTATCAGGTTGGGCAACAAGTGCGTGTTGGCGAGGTCGAAGGCCAGATCGAAGAGATCGGCACGGTTAAAACCACATTGCTGACCGATGAGGGTGAGCTAGTCTCACTCTCCAATCGGATCCTGCTGGAACAGCATGTGAGTAGCCGCTAACCCGGCAAACCCTGCTAATGTATGCCGCCGCAAAATGCCAGCTGATGCTGGCAGCGGTGGACATTGACCTGACTGTCGGCACGACTTGTTTTGAATAAAGCCCAAACGCTATCCACGCGCTACGACCCCCGCGAGCTCTCTGACGAGGAGTTGGTCGCGCGCTCGCATACCGAGCTGTTTCACGTGACGCGCGCCTATGAAGAACTGATGCGGCGTTACCAGCGAACACTATTTAACGTTTGTGCGCGGTATCTTGGGAACGATCGCGACGCAGACGATGTCTGTCAGGAAGTGATGCTGAAGGTGCTGTACGGCCTGAAGAACTTCGAGGGGAAATCGAAGTTCAAGACATGGCTATATAGCATCACTTACAACGAATGCATCACGCAGTATCGGAAGGAACGGCGAAAGCGTCGCTTGATGGACGCACTGAGTCTTGACCCCCTCGAGGAAGCGTCCGAAGAAAAGGCGCCGAAACCCGAGGAGAAGGGCGGGCTTGATCGCTGGCTGGTGTATGTGAACCCGATTGACCGTGAAATTCTGGTGCTACGTTTTGTCGCAGAGCTGGAATTTCAGGAGATCGCAGACATCATGCACATGGGTTTGAGTGCTACAAAAATGCGGTACAAACGTGCTCTAGATAAATTGCGTGAGAAATTTGCAGGCATTGCTGAAACTTAGTTCGGCGCAAATATCTCTTACGTGTAGGCAAGTTCTGATAGACTTGCCGCCGAGTTGTCCCCCGGTTTGCGGGACTGCTTCACAATCACCAGATGGGGATTTAACGGATGAAACTGAAAAACACCTTGGGCTTGGCCATTGGTTCTTTGATTGCCGCTACTTCGTTCGGCGCACTGGCACAAGGCCAAGGCGCAGTTGAAGGCGAACTGTTCTACAAGAAGCAGTACAACGACAGCGTTAACCATGTCGAAGACGGCTTCAACCCAGGCGCCTCTATCGGTTACTTCTTGACCGACGACGTGTCGTTGAACTTCACCTACGACAAGAACAACCACACCCGTTCGAACGACGGCACTGGCAGCCAGAAGCTGGATGGCGACAACTTCGGCCTGATCGCTCAGTACCACTTCAACAACGCTGGTGACGCTCTGCGTCCTTACGTTGCTGGCGGTGTGAAGCACGGCAGCCTGACCAACGTAGCCGCTGACGGCCACACCGGTCGCGACCAGTCGACCTACCTGAACGCT
This genomic window contains:
- a CDS encoding alpha/beta fold hydrolase → MQSSSNLFPVALISAERRGDLSEDVYRLKPGNSPDWSVEIAVTRLGMADEPAIRGVPVILLHGSFSNRRFWFSPKGLGLGAYLTRLGFDVWIPEMRGHGMSRRNEDYRRNRVADYARYDLPAIAAFVREQSGQVPHWIGHSLGGITLAAALGGEYLGEPAVASAAFFGTQVSRTYWPLKIPPVEWSGRFILKRFAQLSGSRLKRGPEDEPIGLALESMRWYGLFGRFGDKDKDWWAGLADVQVPVLAVTAAGDHQDPAWACRKLFEQIGSEHKQFINLGREQGFSENFGHVEMLVSKTAQAEVWPLVARWLADQHTPLLGEKVDLAVAG
- the rraA gene encoding ribonuclease E activity regulator RraA gives rise to the protein MNHYLTPDLCDAYPELVQVLEPMFSNFGGRDSFGGEIVTIKCFEDNSLVKEQAELKGNGKVLVVDGGGSLRCALLGDMIAEKASKNGWEGLVIYGCIRDVDVIAQTDLGVQALASHPKKTDKRGLGDLNVPVTFAGVTFHPGQYIYADNNGVIISPSPLKMPE
- a CDS encoding zinc transporter ZntB, with protein sequence MFEEENAQWGLVHALVLDGKGGARSIARTDLDSLQLQAHESLWLHWDRSHPQTQTWLRKSSGLNEFTCDLLLEENTRPRLLPLPDSELLLFLRGVNLNPGAEPEDMVSVRIFASAQRVISLRLRPLRATDELLAMLGEGKGPKTSSELILYLAQYLTNKVQDLVTCLSEVVDEEEEKLDADERYTPEHGAILHIRRRAAGLKRFLAPQRDIFGQLTRIKLPWFVDDDADYWNELNNSLTRYLEELELTRERVGLVLDTEDRRLSVRMNRTMYRFGIITGIFLPMSFLTGLLGINVGGIPLSGSPYGFLVACLLMVSVALGQWWLFRRLRWV
- a CDS encoding CrfX protein — its product is MHDPFEQSLRDMLNASPSGRDDDACLGRVLKTANRQVGAGDLFSLLGRWLPALMIALNNGSAHVAPVSRLRKPNARTADKAD
- a CDS encoding mechanosensitive ion channel domain-containing protein, coding for MELDLWTQSLVTAMTALWTKVANFIPNLFGALVVLLLGFVVAKLLDTLLSKLLAKLGLDRLMGGTGLTKLMSRAGLQVPISTLIGKIVYWFVLLIFLVSAAESLGLERVSATLDMLALYVPKVFGAALVLLVGVLLAQLANGLVRGAAEGVGLDYASGLGRIAQGLVIIISISVAISQLEVKTDLLNHVIVIVLITVGLAVALAMGLGSREIAGQILAGIYVRELYQVGQQVRVGEVEGQIEEIGTVKTTLLTDEGELVSLSNRILLEQHVSSR
- the sigX gene encoding RNA polymerase sigma factor SigX, which translates into the protein MNKAQTLSTRYDPRELSDEELVARSHTELFHVTRAYEELMRRYQRTLFNVCARYLGNDRDADDVCQEVMLKVLYGLKNFEGKSKFKTWLYSITYNECITQYRKERRKRRLMDALSLDPLEEASEEKAPKPEEKGGLDRWLVYVNPIDREILVLRFVAELEFQEIADIMHMGLSATKMRYKRALDKLREKFAGIAET